A genomic segment from Triticum dicoccoides isolate Atlit2015 ecotype Zavitan chromosome 1A, WEW_v2.0, whole genome shotgun sequence encodes:
- the LOC119274810 gene encoding tetratricopeptide repeat protein SKI3-like isoform X2 produces MLGYFRKGVEQFRSAVEMAPHNHSAYFGLASALLAWSKHCVTTGAFTWAANLLKEASETAKVCTSLAGNLSCVWKLHADTQLALARCFPWEDRHIKRGMDEQNFKASILQWRNTCLSAANSAKLSYQRALHLTPWEANIHIDTAICLDLICTMEENNSVDPIAWELPEKMSLGGLMLEPVNKDFWVTLGSVSSNQALKQHSLIRALQLDTSLSEAWAYLGKIYRQSGHKQLARQAFDRARSIDPSLALPWAGMSAENDHQSRAGAVNESYESCLRAVQILPLPEFQIGLGTIAARSGELLSPQVLMAVRQAVQRAPHYPESHNINGLVSEVRSDFQSAITSYQHAKFALGMMRRSKLDNRYPFVDVSVNLARSLCKAGLATDAVRECEELKTQGLLNVDGLQVYALALWKLGRHDEALSISRNLAENLSNMKQESATGALGFICTLAYNIAGKDSAASVIHTLPGQPSYNRELKFIISALDALQPSKRFQLPHLSMPPRLTSYDVMSEVHSNIALGKAIGGELNNCLGVGGGLSYLKKVLHMYPDCSLVRNHLGSLLLSSGDWTASHKAVRVTSLSHGHTSNRGLRSPHQIQACATMSCYATCTSYPKFSFPTCEDQYLSQYNGICNLQRLVHQEPWNQDARYLLVLAIFQKAREEKYPKHICATLKRLVLQIMSSSSNSQEHKLILYEKYLLRLLSSEVSLQSDDYENGIAQVTDALRVAPPSVDTFFAHLQLCRAYVVQGDLSNSRKEYMKCLQNRTNTEVGWVMLKQLESLCSVNRGSDEIEINLKGCIERNGRNPSKWASLFNLACAQCFMRDEDFASAEKALAQACAEKDADSCILFLNGAMHMEIARRYAAPQYITRAASSLRKAQQKSQAMVPIISLLLAQAEGSLGSKAKWEKNLRLEWFSWPPELRPAELYFQMHLLASQSTAAAAAGPQQKKQQQLVETMQSPGAWLLRAIHQNPSCSRYWTALLQLVCV; encoded by the exons ATGCTTGGTTATTTCAGAAAG GGAGTCGAACAGTTTCGTTCTGCCGTGGAGATGGCTCCTCATAATCATTCTGCATACTTTGGACTTGCTTCGGCATTGCTTGCGTGGTCAAAGCATTGCGTAACTACTGGGGCCTTTACCTGGGCAGCTAATCTATTGAAG GAAGCATCTGAAACTGCTAAAGTTTGCACTTCCTTGGCTGGAAACCTTTCCTGTGTTTGGAAATTGCATGCAGATACTCAG CTCGCACTTGCAAGGTGTTTTCCGTGGGAGGATAGGCATATCAAGAGGGGCATGGATGAACAAAATTTCAAAGCTTCTATCCTTCAGTGGAGAAATACATGCTTGTCAGCTGCAAATAGTGCAAAACTCTCATATCAACGAGCTTTGCACCTCACTCCCTGGGAAGCTAATATTCACATTGATACTGCTATTTGTCTTGATCTCATTTGTACCATGGAGGAGAATAACTCTGTAGACCCCATTGCTTG GGAGCTTCCAGAAAAAATGTCATTGGGTGGTTTGATGCTGGAACCAGTTAATAAGGATTTCTGGGTTACATTGGGTTCAGTCTCAAGTAATCAGGCTTTAAAGCAGCATTCTCTTATCAGGGCACTGCAGTTGGATACGTCTCTCTCTGAAGCTTGGGCATACCTTGGAAAG ATTTACAGACAATCAGGTCACAAGCAATTGGCAAGACAAGCATTTGATCGAGCTCGAAGCATTGATCCATCATTGGCCTTGCCATGGGCTGGAATGTCGGCAGAAAACGATCACCAATCTAG GGCTGGTGCAGTAAATGAGTCTTATGAAAGCTGCTTGAGAGCTGTGCAGATACTACCT CTGCCAGAGTTCCAGATTGGCCTTGGAACAATTGCAGCTCGTTCTGGTGAACTTCTGTCACCTCAG GTATTGATGGCTGTAAGACAGGCTGTTCAGCGAGCGCCTCATTACCCAGAATCACACAATATAAATGGCTTGGTCTCTGAAGTGCGATCAGATTTTCAATCTGCAATCACGTCTTACCAACATGCGAAATTTGCTTTAGGCATGATGCGCAGATCCAAGTTGGACAATAGATATCCTTTTGTTGATGTTTCAGTGAATCTTGCTCGGTCACTATGTAAG GCTGGTCTTGCAACTGATGCAGTGCGCGAGTGCGaagagttgaaaacacaag GACTGCTGAACGTTGATGGATTGCAAGTATATGCTCTTGCATTGTGGAAACTTGGACGGCATGATGAAGCTCTTTCCATATCACGAAACTTGGCTGAAAACTTATCTAATATGAAGCAGGAGAGTGCAACTGGGGCATTGGGATTCATATGCACCTTAGCATACAACATAGCTGGGAAGGATTCTGCAGCTTCGGTCATTCATACACTCCCTGGTCAACCCAGTTATAACAGAGAGTTGAAATTCATCATCTCTGCATTAGATGCTTTGCAGCCAAGCAAGCGTTTTCAGTTACCTCACTTGAGTATGCCTCCTAGACTTACATCCTATGACGTGATGAGTGAAGTCCACTCAAATATTGCTCTGGGGAAGGCA ATTGGTGGGGAATTAAACAACTGTTTAGGGGTCGGGGGTGGTTTGTCTTACCTGAAAAAGGTTCTACACATGTATCCTGACTGCAGTTTAGTAAG AAACCATCTTGGATCTCTGCTGCTGTCGAGCGGAGATTGGACTGCTTCTCACAAAGCAGTAAGGGTTACTTCGTTGTCCCATGGGCACACATCCAATAGGGGCCTAAGGTCTCCGCATCAAATTCAAGCTTGTGCAACAATGTCTTGCTATGCTACCTGCACCTCTTATCCAAAGTTCTCGTTCCCAACATGTGAAGACCAGTACCTAAGTCAATACAATGGAATATGCAACCTGCAAAG GTTGGTCCATCAAGAACCATGGAACCAAGATGCACGCTACTTGCTTGTGCTTGCTATTTTCCAAAAAGCACGTGAAGAGAAGTACCCCAAACATATTTGTGCCACTTTGAAGAGGCTGGTTTTACAAATTATGTCCAGCAGTAGCAATTCACAAGAGCATAAACTCATCCTTTATGAAAAGTACTTGCTACGTCTTTTGTCTTCAGAGGTTAGTTTGCAATCTGATGACTATGAAAACGGCATTGCTCAAGTTACAGATGCTCTAAGAGTTGCTCCCCCGAGTGTGGATACTTTCTTTGCACACTTGCAACTATGTCGGGCTTATGTGGTGCAAGGCGATCTTTCGAACTCCAGGAAGGAATACATGAAATGCTTGCAGAACCGCACGAATACTGAGGTTGGCTGGGTAATGCTCAAGCAACTTGAATCTTTATGTTCAGTGAACCGTGGCTCTGATGAAATAGAGATAAATCTGAAAGGATGCATTGAAAGGAATGGTAGGAACCCATCAAAATGGGCATCTCTTTTTAATCTAGCATGTGCTCAGTGTTTTATGCGGGATGAGGACTTTGCAAGTGCTGAAAAAGCTCTTGCACAGGCATGTGCGGAAAAGGATGCTGATAGCTGCATcttattcctcaatg GAGCTATGCATATGGAGATTGCGCGGAGGTATGCGGCTCCTCAGTATATAACCCGCGCAGCTTCGAGCCTCAGAAAGGCACAGCAGAAGTCCCAAGCTATGGTGCCCATCATATCGCTCCTACTGGCCCAAGCAGAAGGCAGCCTCGGCTCCAAAGCCAAGTGGGAGAAGAACCTTCGCCTCGAGTGGTTCTCATGGCCCCCAG AACTGCGGCCTGCTGAGCTCTACTTCCAAATGCATCTGCTGGCGAGCCAGTcgactgcggcggcggcggcaggtcctcagcagaagaagcagcagcagctggtGGAGACGATGCAGAGTCCTGGGGCGTGGCTTCTCAGGGCGATACACCAGAACCCGTCGTGCTCCCGGTACTGGACGGCTTTGCTGCAGCTTGTGTGCGTGTAG
- the LOC119274810 gene encoding tetratricopeptide repeat protein SKI3-like isoform X1, protein MSAPAARQGAEEEAERLLAAAKLNPNDGGPFRSLGHHYARPGDAQRAARCYQRAVALDPDDAEAGEALCDLLDAEGKESLELAVCKEAAGKSPRAFWAFRRLGYLQVHQKKWSDAIQSLQHSIRGYPTCADLWEALGLAYHRLGMFTAAVKSYGRAIELDSSRVFALIESGNIQLMLGYFRKGVEQFRSAVEMAPHNHSAYFGLASALLAWSKHCVTTGAFTWAANLLKEASETAKVCTSLAGNLSCVWKLHADTQLALARCFPWEDRHIKRGMDEQNFKASILQWRNTCLSAANSAKLSYQRALHLTPWEANIHIDTAICLDLICTMEENNSVDPIAWELPEKMSLGGLMLEPVNKDFWVTLGSVSSNQALKQHSLIRALQLDTSLSEAWAYLGKIYRQSGHKQLARQAFDRARSIDPSLALPWAGMSAENDHQSRAGAVNESYESCLRAVQILPLPEFQIGLGTIAARSGELLSPQVLMAVRQAVQRAPHYPESHNINGLVSEVRSDFQSAITSYQHAKFALGMMRRSKLDNRYPFVDVSVNLARSLCKAGLATDAVRECEELKTQGLLNVDGLQVYALALWKLGRHDEALSISRNLAENLSNMKQESATGALGFICTLAYNIAGKDSAASVIHTLPGQPSYNRELKFIISALDALQPSKRFQLPHLSMPPRLTSYDVMSEVHSNIALGKAIGGELNNCLGVGGGLSYLKKVLHMYPDCSLVRNHLGSLLLSSGDWTASHKAVRVTSLSHGHTSNRGLRSPHQIQACATMSCYATCTSYPKFSFPTCEDQYLSQYNGICNLQRLVHQEPWNQDARYLLVLAIFQKAREEKYPKHICATLKRLVLQIMSSSSNSQEHKLILYEKYLLRLLSSEVSLQSDDYENGIAQVTDALRVAPPSVDTFFAHLQLCRAYVVQGDLSNSRKEYMKCLQNRTNTEVGWVMLKQLESLCSVNRGSDEIEINLKGCIERNGRNPSKWASLFNLACAQCFMRDEDFASAEKALAQACAEKDADSCILFLNGAMHMEIARRYAAPQYITRAASSLRKAQQKSQAMVPIISLLLAQAEGSLGSKAKWEKNLRLEWFSWPPELRPAELYFQMHLLASQSTAAAAAGPQQKKQQQLVETMQSPGAWLLRAIHQNPSCSRYWTALLQLVCV, encoded by the exons ATGTCCGCCCCCGCGGCGAGGCAGGgcgcggaggaggaggccgagcgcCTCCTCGCGGCCGCCAAGCTGAACCCCAACGACGGCGGGCCCTTCCGCTCCCTCGGCCACCACTACGCCCGCCCCGGCGACGCGCAGCGCGCCGCCAGGTGCTACCAGCGGGCCGTGGCCCTCGACCCCGACGACGCCGAGGCCGGG GAGGCGCTCTGCGATTTGCTTGACGCGGAGGGGAAGGAGAGCCTGGAGCTCGCCGTGTGCAAGGAGGCTGCCGGCAAGTCGCCGCGCGCATTTTGGGCCTTCCGGAGACTCGGCTACTTGCAG GTTCATCAAAAGAAGTGGTCAGATGCTATACAGAGCCTTCAACACTCAATACGAGGTTACCCAACATGTGCGGATTTATGGGAG GCACTTGGTCTGGCTTACCACCGTTTGGGCATGTTTACTGCAGCAGTAAAG TCATATGGGCGAGCTATTGAACTTGATAGTTCCAGGGTCTTTGCTTTGATTGAAAGTGGAAACATCCAGCTAATGCTTGGTTATTTCAGAAAG GGAGTCGAACAGTTTCGTTCTGCCGTGGAGATGGCTCCTCATAATCATTCTGCATACTTTGGACTTGCTTCGGCATTGCTTGCGTGGTCAAAGCATTGCGTAACTACTGGGGCCTTTACCTGGGCAGCTAATCTATTGAAG GAAGCATCTGAAACTGCTAAAGTTTGCACTTCCTTGGCTGGAAACCTTTCCTGTGTTTGGAAATTGCATGCAGATACTCAG CTCGCACTTGCAAGGTGTTTTCCGTGGGAGGATAGGCATATCAAGAGGGGCATGGATGAACAAAATTTCAAAGCTTCTATCCTTCAGTGGAGAAATACATGCTTGTCAGCTGCAAATAGTGCAAAACTCTCATATCAACGAGCTTTGCACCTCACTCCCTGGGAAGCTAATATTCACATTGATACTGCTATTTGTCTTGATCTCATTTGTACCATGGAGGAGAATAACTCTGTAGACCCCATTGCTTG GGAGCTTCCAGAAAAAATGTCATTGGGTGGTTTGATGCTGGAACCAGTTAATAAGGATTTCTGGGTTACATTGGGTTCAGTCTCAAGTAATCAGGCTTTAAAGCAGCATTCTCTTATCAGGGCACTGCAGTTGGATACGTCTCTCTCTGAAGCTTGGGCATACCTTGGAAAG ATTTACAGACAATCAGGTCACAAGCAATTGGCAAGACAAGCATTTGATCGAGCTCGAAGCATTGATCCATCATTGGCCTTGCCATGGGCTGGAATGTCGGCAGAAAACGATCACCAATCTAG GGCTGGTGCAGTAAATGAGTCTTATGAAAGCTGCTTGAGAGCTGTGCAGATACTACCT CTGCCAGAGTTCCAGATTGGCCTTGGAACAATTGCAGCTCGTTCTGGTGAACTTCTGTCACCTCAG GTATTGATGGCTGTAAGACAGGCTGTTCAGCGAGCGCCTCATTACCCAGAATCACACAATATAAATGGCTTGGTCTCTGAAGTGCGATCAGATTTTCAATCTGCAATCACGTCTTACCAACATGCGAAATTTGCTTTAGGCATGATGCGCAGATCCAAGTTGGACAATAGATATCCTTTTGTTGATGTTTCAGTGAATCTTGCTCGGTCACTATGTAAG GCTGGTCTTGCAACTGATGCAGTGCGCGAGTGCGaagagttgaaaacacaag GACTGCTGAACGTTGATGGATTGCAAGTATATGCTCTTGCATTGTGGAAACTTGGACGGCATGATGAAGCTCTTTCCATATCACGAAACTTGGCTGAAAACTTATCTAATATGAAGCAGGAGAGTGCAACTGGGGCATTGGGATTCATATGCACCTTAGCATACAACATAGCTGGGAAGGATTCTGCAGCTTCGGTCATTCATACACTCCCTGGTCAACCCAGTTATAACAGAGAGTTGAAATTCATCATCTCTGCATTAGATGCTTTGCAGCCAAGCAAGCGTTTTCAGTTACCTCACTTGAGTATGCCTCCTAGACTTACATCCTATGACGTGATGAGTGAAGTCCACTCAAATATTGCTCTGGGGAAGGCA ATTGGTGGGGAATTAAACAACTGTTTAGGGGTCGGGGGTGGTTTGTCTTACCTGAAAAAGGTTCTACACATGTATCCTGACTGCAGTTTAGTAAG AAACCATCTTGGATCTCTGCTGCTGTCGAGCGGAGATTGGACTGCTTCTCACAAAGCAGTAAGGGTTACTTCGTTGTCCCATGGGCACACATCCAATAGGGGCCTAAGGTCTCCGCATCAAATTCAAGCTTGTGCAACAATGTCTTGCTATGCTACCTGCACCTCTTATCCAAAGTTCTCGTTCCCAACATGTGAAGACCAGTACCTAAGTCAATACAATGGAATATGCAACCTGCAAAG GTTGGTCCATCAAGAACCATGGAACCAAGATGCACGCTACTTGCTTGTGCTTGCTATTTTCCAAAAAGCACGTGAAGAGAAGTACCCCAAACATATTTGTGCCACTTTGAAGAGGCTGGTTTTACAAATTATGTCCAGCAGTAGCAATTCACAAGAGCATAAACTCATCCTTTATGAAAAGTACTTGCTACGTCTTTTGTCTTCAGAGGTTAGTTTGCAATCTGATGACTATGAAAACGGCATTGCTCAAGTTACAGATGCTCTAAGAGTTGCTCCCCCGAGTGTGGATACTTTCTTTGCACACTTGCAACTATGTCGGGCTTATGTGGTGCAAGGCGATCTTTCGAACTCCAGGAAGGAATACATGAAATGCTTGCAGAACCGCACGAATACTGAGGTTGGCTGGGTAATGCTCAAGCAACTTGAATCTTTATGTTCAGTGAACCGTGGCTCTGATGAAATAGAGATAAATCTGAAAGGATGCATTGAAAGGAATGGTAGGAACCCATCAAAATGGGCATCTCTTTTTAATCTAGCATGTGCTCAGTGTTTTATGCGGGATGAGGACTTTGCAAGTGCTGAAAAAGCTCTTGCACAGGCATGTGCGGAAAAGGATGCTGATAGCTGCATcttattcctcaatg GAGCTATGCATATGGAGATTGCGCGGAGGTATGCGGCTCCTCAGTATATAACCCGCGCAGCTTCGAGCCTCAGAAAGGCACAGCAGAAGTCCCAAGCTATGGTGCCCATCATATCGCTCCTACTGGCCCAAGCAGAAGGCAGCCTCGGCTCCAAAGCCAAGTGGGAGAAGAACCTTCGCCTCGAGTGGTTCTCATGGCCCCCAG AACTGCGGCCTGCTGAGCTCTACTTCCAAATGCATCTGCTGGCGAGCCAGTcgactgcggcggcggcggcaggtcctcagcagaagaagcagcagcagctggtGGAGACGATGCAGAGTCCTGGGGCGTGGCTTCTCAGGGCGATACACCAGAACCCGTCGTGCTCCCGGTACTGGACGGCTTTGCTGCAGCTTGTGTGCGTGTAG
- the LOC119292385 gene encoding U-box domain-containing protein 33-like, whose translation MEAAAAAEEKVFVAVPAEPRAGQSTLAWALRHLYGGAGTTIVVTHVHVPPQMIPIMGVKFHADKLSPEPVRAFRRAERERAHEMLDDYIHQCSQIKVKCEKLVIEQEDAASGLVELIRLRRITKLVIAAAEDKHYSKKLDKPVSKTATEIMERADPSCKIWFVCKEQLVCTRSKEVQIAPLTVAAPLLPSPGHEAQHLQSPQEEGDTEMEPSFDDELEEARKAVGELMRRALKESCRRQKAEEEMATSLQKAQEHEQLYLEEVKKREELEAALARADREIARLRQAIQQKHDRGGSHGEIDA comes from the exons ATggaggctgcggcggcggcggaggagaaggTGTTCGTCGCGGTGCCGGCGGAGCCCAGGGCGGGGCAGTCGACCCTGGCGTGGGCTCTCCGCCATCTCTACGGCGGCGCCGGCACCACGATCGTCGTCACGCACGTGCACGTCCCGCCGCAGATGATCCCCATCA TGGGGGTCAAGTTCCACGCCGATAAGCTGAGCCCCGAGCCGGTGCGCGCGTTCAGAAGGGCGGAGCGCGAGAGGGCCCACGAGATGCTGGACGACTACATCCACCAGTGCTCACAAATCAAG GTGAAATGCGAGAAGCTGGTGATCGAGCAGGAAGACGCCGCATCCGGTCTCGTCGAGCTCATTCGGCTCCGTCGGATCACCAAGCTCGTGATCGCGGCCGCCGAAGACAAGCACTACTCGAA AAAGCTCGACAAGCCTGTGTCCAAGACAGCGACAGAAATAATGGAGAGAGCTGATCCATCATGCAAGATTTGGTTCGTCTGCAAGGAGCAGTTAGTCTGCACCAG GAGCAAGGAAGTACAAATTGCACCATTAACTGTTGCTGCACCTTTGCTCCCTAGTCCTGGCCATGAAGCTCAGCATTTGCAATCTCCCCAGGAAGAG GGTGACACCGAGATGGAACCGAGTTTCGACGATGAGCTCGAAGAGGCACGCAAAGCGGTCGGGGAGCTGATGAGAAGGGCTCTGAAAGAATCCTGCAGGCGCCAAAAGGCAGAAGAAGAAATGGCCACATCTCTCCAGAAA GCGCAAGAACACGAGCAGCTGTACCTTGAAGAGGTGAAGAAGAGGGAGGAGCTCGAAGCAGCCCTGGCGAGAGCAGACAGAGAAATCGCGCGGCTACGACAGGCAATCCAGCAAAAACACGACCGGGGAGGCAGTCACGGCGAGATCGATGCTTGA